A region from the Aeromicrobium choanae genome encodes:
- a CDS encoding pyridoxal phosphate-dependent decarboxylase family protein, producing MSPDQILAELAARRQGDLPTHGGRTLAYVYDSGLEEADEVARQAIAMYAATNGLDPTAFPSLLSMESDLVGFARSALHGGDEVVGTVTSGGTESILLAVQTARDAAGVERPAMVVPTTIHAAFAKAAHYFGVELVTVPVGPGHRADVAAMTETIDRLGDRVVLVAASTPSYAHGVIDPVEDLAAVTRERGLRFHVDACIGGWILPWTPDAPAWDFAVPGVTSISVDLHKYAYTPKGVSLLLHADAALRRPQFFAHADWPGYTMLNSTTQSTKSGGPLAAAWAVVQLIGDEGYRDLVRRTLDGTRRLAEGIEAIDHLHLVERPDTSLVVVGTDDAVDPFTISDLMLDRGWFVQPQMRFGDEPANLHLTISAATAASVPEFLEALRESVAAAAAAGPIRIDPLLAEAAAGLDPDTLDDEAFDGLLALAGLAGEGGQVAVPERLGPVNALVDVAPPRVREALMIAFLDRLTR from the coding sequence ATGTCACCTGACCAGATCCTGGCCGAGCTCGCCGCTCGCCGGCAGGGGGACCTCCCCACGCACGGCGGCCGGACCCTGGCCTACGTGTACGACTCGGGCCTCGAGGAGGCCGACGAGGTGGCCCGGCAGGCGATCGCGATGTACGCCGCCACGAACGGCCTCGACCCCACCGCGTTCCCGAGCCTGCTGTCGATGGAGTCCGACCTCGTCGGATTCGCCCGATCGGCGCTGCACGGCGGCGACGAGGTGGTCGGCACCGTCACGTCGGGTGGCACCGAGTCGATCCTGCTGGCCGTGCAGACCGCCCGTGACGCGGCCGGCGTCGAGCGGCCGGCCATGGTGGTGCCCACCACGATCCACGCCGCGTTCGCGAAGGCGGCGCACTACTTCGGCGTCGAGCTCGTGACCGTGCCCGTGGGCCCGGGCCATCGCGCCGACGTCGCCGCCATGACCGAGACGATCGACCGGCTCGGCGACCGCGTGGTGCTGGTGGCCGCCTCCACGCCGTCGTACGCCCATGGCGTGATCGACCCCGTCGAGGACCTCGCGGCCGTCACCCGCGAGCGCGGCCTGCGGTTCCACGTGGACGCGTGCATCGGCGGCTGGATCCTCCCGTGGACCCCGGACGCTCCCGCGTGGGACTTCGCCGTGCCGGGGGTCACCAGCATCTCGGTTGACCTGCACAAGTACGCCTACACGCCCAAGGGGGTGTCGCTGCTGCTGCACGCCGACGCCGCCCTGCGCCGCCCCCAGTTCTTCGCGCACGCCGACTGGCCGGGCTACACGATGCTCAACTCCACCACCCAGTCCACCAAGTCGGGCGGACCACTGGCGGCCGCGTGGGCCGTGGTGCAGCTGATCGGCGACGAGGGCTACCGCGACCTCGTCCGGCGCACCCTCGACGGCACCCGACGGCTCGCCGAGGGCATCGAGGCCATCGACCACCTCCACCTCGTGGAGCGCCCCGACACCTCCCTCGTCGTGGTGGGCACCGACGACGCCGTGGACCCGTTCACGATCAGCGACCTGATGCTCGACCGCGGCTGGTTCGTCCAGCCGCAGATGCGGTTCGGCGACGAGCCCGCCAACCTGCACCTGACGATCTCGGCGGCCACCGCCGCGTCCGTGCCCGAGTTCCTGGAGGCGCTGCGCGAGTCCGTCGCGGCGGCCGCCGCCGCCGGCCCGATCCGGATCGACCCGCTGCTGGCCGAGGCCGCGGCCGGCCTGGATCCGGACACGCTCGACGACGAGGCCTTCGACGGCCTGCTCGCCCTGGCCGGCCTTGCCGGCGAGGGTGGCCAGGTCGCGGTGCCCG